In Zonotrichia leucophrys gambelii isolate GWCS_2022_RI chromosome 6, RI_Zleu_2.0, whole genome shotgun sequence, one genomic interval encodes:
- the NPY4R2 gene encoding neuropeptide Y receptor type 4-2 — translation MNKTRAVNDVFHFLISKNWSSSRSFPMNISNQCMNITDLTVFLATSYSLETVLGIVGNICLIAVIARQKEKANVTNILIFNLIISDLFMCLVCLPFTVVYTMMDYWIFGEVMCKMTSFTQCTTVTVSILSLVLIALERHQLIINPTGWRPNTSQAYLGIGVIWTLACLMSLPFLTTSILSNELYEQLSHFMNFSTDKAICINSWPSEQHKLIYTTILLLLQYCIPLFFIILCYLRIYLRLQKRKDMFEKSEYSNRAVQLRRINILLASMVAAFAVCWLPLHVFNTIVDWNYKIISPCHHNLIFSLCHLVAMASTCVNPVIYGFLNSNFKKEVKSLILSCQHNSVTASMEEYDHLPLSTMQTEISKGSLILNCRHNSI, via the coding sequence ATGAATAAGACAAGGGCTGTAAATGatgtttttcatttcctgatCAGCAAGAACTGGAGCTCAAGCCGAAGCTTTCCTATGAACATTTCTAATCAGTGCATGAACATCACTGACCTTACTGTCTTTCTGGCCACCTCCTACAGCTTGGAGACTGTTCTGGGCATTGTGGGAAACATCTGCCTGATTGCTGTCATTGccaggcagaaggaaaaggcaaatGTCACCAATATTCTAATTTTCAACTTAATAATTTCAGACTTGTTTATGTGTCTTGTCTGTCTGCCTTTCACCGTTGTTTACACCATGATGGACTACTGGATATTTGGAGAAGTCATGTGCAAAATGACCTCTTTCACTCAGTGCACAACTGTGACAGTGTCAATCCTTTCCCTTGTCCTTATTGCTCTGGAAAGACACCAGCTCATCATAAACCCAACTGGCTGGAGGCCAAATACCTCCCAAGCCTACCTAGGAATTGGAGTGATTTGGACTTTAGCATGCCTCATGTCCCTACCCTTTTTGACCACGTCCATCTTGTCTAACGAGTTGTATGAGCAGCTCTCACACTTCATGAATTTTTCCACTGATAAGGCAATATGTATCAACTCATGGCCTTCTGAGCAGCACAAACTTATCTACACTACCATTTTACTGCTCTTACAATACTGCATCCCTCTGTTCTTCATCATCCTCTGCTACCTGCGAATCTACTTACGCCTGCAGAAGAGGAAGGACATGTTTGAGAAGAGCGAGTACAGCAACCGAGCGGTCCAGCTGAGAAGGATAAACATCTTGCTAGCATCCATGgttgctgcttttgctgtttgCTGGCTACCACTGCATGTTTTCAACACCATCGTGGACTGGAATTACAAAATCATTTCACCTTGCCACCACAACCTGATCTTCTCATTGTGCCACCTGGTAGCTATGGCTTCTACCTGTGTCAACCCCGTTATCTATGGTTTCCTAAACAGCAACTTCAAAAAAGAAGTGAAGTCACTGATTCTAAGCTGCCAGCATAATTCAGTAACTGCCTCAATGGAAGAATATGATCATTTGCCTTTATCCACCATGCAGACTGAAATTTCCAAGGGGTCACTGATTTTGAACTGCAGGCACAATTCTATCTAA
- the LOC135449480 gene encoding beta-microseminoprotein-like: MHGQFAQGLLSQIPSLYKVSEKMSFPSPLWKSHNSARMNTIVACLLALAISMPLSDASCFYMPFKPGMSNGVVVGCLDGEGKVHEFDSRWRTEDCNDCSCSKTGIGCCTSYMTPVGYDEEKCERIFSKDTCSYKVVEKDDHSKECPVHSWVG; encoded by the exons ATGCATGGTCAGTTTGCTCAAGGGCTGTTATCACAAATTCCCTCTCTATATAAGGTCTCTGAGAAGATGAGCTTTCCATCTCCCCTCTGGAAGTCTCATAATTCTGCAAGAATG AACACCATCGTGGCCTGCCTTCTTGCTCTTGCCATCAGCATGCCACTGTCTGATGCTTCTTGTTTCTACATGCCATTCAAGCCAGGGATGTCTAATGGTGTGGTTGTAG GCTGCCTTGATGGGGAAGGAAAGGTCCATGAATTTGATTCCAGATGGAGGACCGAGGACTGCAACGACTGCTCCTGTTCCAAGACTGGAATTGGCTGCTGCACCAG CTATATGACACCAGTCGGCTATGATGAAGAGAAATGTGAACGCATTTTCAGCAAGGACACTTGCTCTTATAAAGTAGTGGAGAAAGATGATCACTCAAAAGAATGCCCAGTCCATTCATGGGTGGGGTAA